DNA from Leucoraja erinacea ecotype New England unplaced genomic scaffold, Leri_hhj_1 Leri_251S, whole genome shotgun sequence:
TGTTTGAATTACTGAAGCAGGCCGTGATGCACTCACAGTACACTCTCCACTGTACACTTGTCCGGGTTCAATTGAGTATTTTGCAACATGCTGAATTTTCTcaaactcaagccctccagtacCAGTAACATCCCTGTGAAtctgctctgcaccctctctctagcttaatcacataCTTTCCATACTATAGTTACAACCTATGACCAAATCATCGAGTCGTAGtggggaaacaaacccttcagcccaacttgcccacaccgaccagcatgcccTATGTACTAGTCACACatttctgcatttggcccatatcccacaacctgtcctatccatgtacctgtctaaatgtttcttaaacgttgcaatagtacctgcctcgattacctcctccagcagttcgtttcctacacccatcactctttgtgtagaaattactcctcaggttcctccaacatctttcccccttcaccttaaacctatgtcctctggttcttgattcccctggatATCAGTGCCACAATAAGGCAAGTGTTCAGCCACAACTAATGTCTCCAGTTATAgtcagtcatacaacgtggaaacgggcccttcggcccaacttgcccacatatcccagctacactcgtcccacctgcctgcatttagcctatatccctccaaacctgtcctatccaggtacctgtctgtttcttaagtgttgggatagtccctgcctcaactacctcctctggctgcttgttcaatacacccaccaccctttgtgtgagaaagtcacccctcagattcccattaaatcttttccccatcaccttaaacctatgtcctctggttctcgattcccctatctgGGCAAGACTGTGTGTTTAatcaatctattcatctcatgattttgaacacctctttaagatcacccctcatcctccagcgctccaaggagtagagtcctagcctgctcaacctctctctatatctcAGGACTTCCGgatcctggcaacgtccttgcaaatcattctgtaccctttccagtttgacaagatctttcctataacatggtgaccaaaactgaacacaactctaaatgtggtctcaccaatgtcttatatacctGCAACATGATCTTCCAACCTCTATATTCAACACTCACAAGTGCAGCTTCATTACTCTCTCCACTAGTTTTGCCACATTCAGATAACTCTGTACTTGTACCTCCAAGTCTCCCCGTCCTACAGCAGTCCCAAGGGccccgttcggcccatcaagtccactccaccattcaatcatggctgatctctgcctcctagtcccattttcctgccttctccccattaatccttgacacccgttctaatcaagaatgtctatctctgccttaaaagtatccactgacttggcctccacagccctctgtggcagagttccacggattaactaccctctgactaaagaagttcctcctcacctcctttctacaagagctccctttaattctgaggtgatgagctctggtcctagactctcccaccagtggaaacatccaatccatccatgcctttcattattctgtgtttcaatgaggtccccccctcaaccttctaaacaccagcaagtagaggcctagtgctgtcaaacgctcatcatatgttaacccactcattcctgaaaacctcccctggaccctctctagagccaaCACGTCATTCTaacggggcccaaatttgctcaacatgcggcctgaccagcgccttatagaacctcagcatcACAAGTCCTGCCCTGATTTACTTTCCCCAAAGTACAACAATGCACACTTGTCCAAGTGGATTCCATTGGTCTTTCCTTGGTCCATTTTCCAAGTTGTTATTGACCATCACACAACCAATTATGTCCAATCATGCCAGCTGAGTCTGTCCAATCATGCCagctgtctcgctgagttgctccagcactttgtcttttgctcgattccagaatctgcagttccctgaaTCGCCACCAATTGTTATATTCATAGatttagtagcagaattaggccattcggcccatcaaatcaactCCTCCATCAAACTCAttcatctatctttccatctcaaccccattctccccagaaCCCGACATCCGTATAAATCAAGAATCTCaatttctgtcttaaaaatatccattgacttggcctccacagctgtctgtgacaatgaatttcagattcaccaccttctgacagaataaattcctcctcatctcctttctaaaggcgcgTCCTTTATTatcaaacttaagggcctgtcccacttacgtgtccttggcacgcaaattacgcgttGAGCCGCGAAGGTCGCGCACGACTTCcttcgaccgcacagccgtctggagcgcgtgatgtcatttgaagatggacgcaaaatgctggagtaactcagcgggaccggcagcatctctggagggagggaatgggtgatgtttcgggtcgagacccttcttcaatctgaaagaagggtctcaacccgaaacatcacccattgcttctctccagagatgctaccggtcctgctgagttactccagcattttgtgtctatcttcatttttcttggccctgctgtgggagtagaagtgggggcggatccggaccacaacggccgtgtgCCCCAGGCCGAGTTACGTGATTGTTTGCTTGCTTCTGCTGccgttgaaggtgagacgttgtgtcgcgccagggtcttggacctgtcccactttggccgtcagttccgcagcAGGCCATTGGCAtgggaagattttgttcgctataaAAATTTcgaagccccgcgcgatgtcgcgcacaactacatacccctccgcgtttctcagtgggaccgtcCCCGCGGGGCCGTACAATGCCtgtgcgcctcaacgcaaccaccagatcgcgtaatttgcgtgccaaggacacgtaagtgagacaggcccttaactaaccaTGAAAcatgcaaatcattaatatagatgaccAACTGCAGGGGACCCAGCACCAACCCAAGGTGACTAGCCAGAAGTCACCAGTTTGAAAAAGCCCTACATGAACACCCTTGGCttaccaccaagccaattttgaatccagctTGCtctctggatcccatgcgatctaaccttccagaccctACCAAGTTGTCAAAACTGAGCTTCAACTTCCCTGACCTGCAGCCACACCTTTTCCTGCCATAATACTCTCTGCTATTCCCTCATAGCTCCATTCCTCGCTGCCATGtgatagaagtaggccattcggcccatcgagtctacaccgccactcaatcatggcaaaTCTATTCTCCTGCACTCTCCTCATAACCCGACACCCTTATGAATCAAGTATCtgacaatctccgccttaaaaatacccaatgacttggtgtccactgccatccgtggcaatgaactccacagattcaccaccctccggctaaagaGATTGCtcctaatctcctttctaaaggcacgtccttttattcggagaCTGTACCCTCTTGTctgtctcccactagtggaaacatcacttGTCCACAGCACATCATCAAAACTGCTCCTTCCACACTTTATTGGCTTGTTGATAAACAATTACCTTGACATTAGCTCGGTCGATGACTaaatttcctctgagtgctccatCTACATTCTCAGTGACTCGAACGGGCCGATgaagttgatgcctcacagtgccaggggcctgggttcgatcctgactacaggtgcttgtctgtacagagtttatatgttctccccatgaactgcctgggttttctccgggacatccggtttcctgccacactccaaagtacaggtttgtaggttaattggtttgcccgggtgtgtgtaggagtgttagTGAGtgaggatcgctgatcggtgtgcgctgtatctctaaactaaacttgttttcTGGGGCATATTTTGGTCTATCACGCTCTCCCAGCTGTTTGAAGATCAGACCTTCCAGGCTCTGTTGCAGAGGCTCGAACATCTAAATCCATGGGTGGCCCAGCagttagagccactgcctcacagctccagcgaccttggtttgatcctgacctccagcacattcggtgtgtgtgtgtgagaagtttgtacattctcctcgtcagTGCCTGggtctcctctgggtgctccagtgtcctcctgtatcccaaagatgtgcaggttggtgggATGAACAGCTgaatcctcccccccctcccctccttccagtgtgtgggtgagggacAGAGTTGGCAGAAAAGttctttaggagcagaattaggccatttggctcatcaagtctactccgccattcaatcatggctgatctatccttcccactcaaccccattctcctgccttctccccataattcctgacacctgtacaaatcaagaacctgccaatatccgccttaaaaatacacaatgacttggcctccacggccttctgtggcaatgaattccacagattcaccaccgtctgactaatgTGAGGAGAAAATAATATGATCAGTCAGGAACAGTCTGACTGAGGCTGAGGAGAGTGTTAATCTCCTCCATTAGACACAGACAGTCTGGTGTTTGACTGTAACggtgggaggcagagagagaaaccCCTCTAACAGGGGCCAGGTGTTGGTGTGTTACCagagaaagctggagtaagtaactccgtgggtctggcagcatctctggagaaaaggaataggtgacattttgggtcgagacccgacttcaaactgagagtcaggggagatggaaccgagagatatgaaaaggtatatAGAGCAAATAAACGAAAGATCGAAGCCAGCAAGGATGGTCACataaaggtccattgttggctgtggggaaggtgatacaaACAAAACAGCACGTCCACTGGAGATAGGGGTGGaacagagaggggatgcaagggtgggGATATgttctctctctcgctatctccaGGTCCGTTTGACTTCCCCGATTGTAACCCCCCCTCCTTTCataatctcagaattaaaggacgttcctttaggaaggaggtgaggaggaatttctttagccagagggtggtgaatctgtgggattcattgccacagaaggctgtagagaggccatcaatggatatttttaaggcagagatagattcttgattagaacgagtgtcaggggttatggggagaaggcaagagaatggggttaggagggagagatagatcagccaagattgacaagatgggccgaatggcctaattctgctcctatcacatgaactttccCCTGAACTCCTTAGGCATAGCGACGTTATAAGCCAAGAGACGTCTATAAAATTGACAGCAGATATATTCAACATAAAAATCTACAGTGCGGGTTAGAACAGGAAATAATATGGTACATCCATTGACACAACAGTTTAACCAGTGACAAGGCTTGCAAATGTTCTTTGCAGCTGAATTTGAGTGCTGCTGTAGATGCTGCTCAGCGACTGGTGCAGTCCTTAATCTGATCAGCAGACGTCTCCAGTCCTTGCCACTAGATGTCACAATAGGACTGCAAAGGAAATAAGGCACTCTGTCTGCCCACCTGTTACACCACACACCTCTCCCGCTTTCCCCACTCgtgctgcacccccccccccccccccccaacactccaTCTCTGTGTCCCACCCTGGCCATCGCACTCTCGCCAACTCAATCTCATCTGTCCAAGCCTGCGTTTATATTCCTAATTTTCTTTatggcccccctcccccccccccccgactcgttCCATATCCTCTCCATTCCTGTatccctccctctccgtccccttctccctctctccacgtcCCCCTTATCTCCATCCCATTTCCCTCTCGTTCTTCTTCGGTCTGCCTTCCTCTGTTGCCTCTCTCTGGCTCAGTGAATCTGTGTGGTTCTCCCAGTTCACTTTTTCCCCAACAACTCGGCCGAAATTCGACAATCACTAGCTTGATTGGAGGATTCTGTGTGAGTGAGAcactgtggggtgtgtgtgtgtgtatatatatatatatggcagaGAGAGATTGTGGTATTTGTGTATGCATGGGTgacaatgtatgtgtgtgtaactGTTGTATAAATCAGTTGCATGATTATACTAGCCGTGCATGTTTGTATATGAGACTACAACGTCCTTGTTTGGAGCAATGTGCACAGGTGCACACATATGTAAATAAAGCTGATTGTTCTATatatttactttggagatacatcgcggaaacaggtcctttagcccatcaccccgtacactagcactctctgacacactagggacaatttttactgaggccaattaacctacaaacctgcgcctctttgaagtgtgggaggaaaccggagcacccggagaaaacccacacggtcgcaggataaacgtacaaactctgtgtgtACTTGTCTGTAGAGGGATATTCGTTATGTCTATTGGttgcgagatacagcatggaaacaggccctttggcccactgagtccatgcagaccagttcTATATATTATCCCTCTCTTGCAATgcgctccctacacactcagtgcaatttagaggccaattaagctacaaaccagcatctctgggatgtgggaggaaatcggatcatccggagaaaaaccacatggtcacagggagactgtgcaaagtccacagacaacacccaaggtctcCGGCActtggaggcagcagctctggctcTACCCATTGGTGGTGGTATTGGGAAATGGTTGTGAATGTGTGTAAGTGTGGTGAGGTCTGTATGATgtactgtgtgagtgtgtgcaggcatgaattcatgtgtgtgtgtgtgtgtacctctctctctctgtcaaccTCTTTCCCCTCCATTTTTCACACTGCCTGATGcaaccctctcccactctcctccaCCCCCATCAGCGAGGCCTCTCACATTCTCCGAATCGTTCACAATAAATTTAATCTTCTTTATCCAATTCCCATTATCCGCTCCTCTCTTCCTCCATCATTCCTTTACTCATTCtctcgcccactccttctctctacaatctctccacctcctctctcgtTTTCATACTATCTCTGTAGCTATTCTACCCTCTCTCTAACCTTGTTTTAATCCTCTTCCacagctcttcttcctccttttCCTCCCCTCTTACCTTTCTCTCCATCATTTTCTTAAATTATTCCTCCCATTTCTCACATGCCACCCACTGCCACTGCTCTGTCATCCCGTActatccccaccctctctctcaccgtccctctctctcacatTTTTACCATCGCTGTTTCAGCTGCATTATTCCTAATAATCTTCCCTTGTATCCCGCTACGATCACCTTTCTTCCTTCTACCATTTCCCCTCTAATGGTAAACCCCTGGGAAGGAGGGAGCAAATGAGAGGGGGCTAAGAAACGTGAAATGTGGGGATAGggagtaggggaaaggagatggggttggggttaggaaggagaagtGGGGTGTGAAAGAGAAGGGGTGAAGGAGGAGTGGGGTGTAAGAGGAAGGAGTGTGGTGTGGAAGGGACAGGTGGGGTGTAAGAGGTAGGGGAGGGtgcaggagggagaggaggggtaaaGGAGGGAGGCTGTGGGAGTGAAGGGAAGTGGGGAAGGGAAGAgataggaggggagaggtgggggttaGAAGGGTTGGTGGGTTTTAAgggtgtgagggaggaggggtaaAGAGGGGGGATGCAGGGGGTAGGAGTAGGAGTAGAGTTGTCTCTCGGAGCCTCCCAAGCCTGCCCTCCTCTCCCAgagtcccttcccttcccttccctgaaGTCGCAGCTCCATCTATCCCCTACCCTGCTAAGTTCCTGCCTCAGAGTCACTCCCTCCATCTCCTGCATCACCACCACTGCTGCCACCAGCTCCAAGGCCCCGCCCACAGGCTGAACGACCTAGCCCAGTGACCCCGCCCACCGCATCCATAGCCACACCCACTCTCACTGATGCCCCGCCCATCACCGTGGTAACATCACCTACCTCCAttgccccacccccctccattgCCCCAGCCTCCACTGTCACTCCGTCCACCTCCATTACCCCATCCACCCCTTCTGCTGCCCAGGCCCTGCCCTCATCTATTGCCCTGCCCACAATCATTTCTcctccctcattctcctccctGCCCACCTCAGTTGCCCTGCCCATCTCAGTTGCCCTGCCCACCTCAGTTGCACTGCCCACCTCAGTTGCCCTGCCCACCTCAGTTGCCCTGCCCACCTCAGTTGCCCTGCCCACCTCAGTTGCCCTGCCCACCTCAGTTGCACTGGCCCCCACTGTTGCACTGGCCCCCACTGTTGCACTGGCCCCCACTGTTGCCCTGCCCACCTCAGTTGCCCTGCCCACCTCAGTTGCACTGGCCCCCACTGTTGCACTGGCCCCCACtgttgccctgccctgcccacccCCTGCCCACCTCAGTTGCACTGGCCCCCACTGTTGCCCTGCCCACCTCAGTTGCCCTGCCCGCCACTGTTGTTCTACCCTCCACTGTTGTTCTGCCCCCCTCAGTTGCTCTGCCCTCCTCCATTTCATCACCAACTACATTCAATGCCCCACTCACTGTCACCCTGCCCTCTCCTGCTGCCTCGCTCACCAGCCCTGCCACCCAGGCCCCACCCAGAGCCAGGGCCCCGTCCAGCTGCCCCCAGCTGCCAGGCCTAAGCCCCCGGTGCCAGGTCTGTGCTCTCCGCCTGCGGGCCTTTGCCCTGGGGCCCGGTGCTAGTGGCGTGGGGGTCTGGAAGCTGTAGGCCAGGCAGTCGCCGAGCTCTTGTCTGTGCGCATGGCCCTGGGATGGCCTGAGTGACAGGTCAAGGGGTTCCAGCTCGGCCAGGCCCAGCCATGCGTGCGGCCCCGGGCCCTCGGGCAGGAAGGAGGCCAGCCAGGCCTGCAGGCTGATGGGAGGGGCAGTGGGGACCGGCGGCCTAGGTCCGGGCTCGTCCCCTCTGCTGGGGCCCGAAGCCCCCTGGGCGGGCGGGCTCTCCCCCGCAGACCCCCCGCATGTCCCGTTCCGCTGCTCTCGGTGGTGCCGCTCCAGGTGGTACTTGAGGGAACCCGACTGTGTGCCGGCGTAGGCACAGTGAGGACACTTGTAGGGACGCtcgcctgtggggggggggagggagggggtgggggcagaggtggaagagggagaatgggggcagagagagaaagagagaggggggtgtgggcagagggagggcaggatggggatagagggagggggagggagagaggaattgGGTAGAAAGAAGGAGTGGGGGTGATGGAGAGTGGGTGGGGTACAGAGGGAGGAGGACGGGGATGTGgatagagggaggaagagggagggagaaggggatagagggagggaaaggggatgagatagaggaagggaggggggatggaggacagagggagggagggggcagagggagggacggagatgGGGATAGAGGGAGTTAGGGGGACATGTGGCAGAGGGTGAGGGAGGCGCATGGCaagaggggagtgagagggggaagaagggagaagggaaTGACAGACAGTAGGGTGGTAATAGGGAGACAAGAGAAAAATAGgatgaaggggaagagaaggTGGTGGATGGAGACAGTGATAGAATTGGGGGTGAGGGGTACGTCAGAGGGTAGTGAGAGGATGCAAAATAATGTAAAAtgtggagaggggaagggagggagatcgggAGTAGGCAGAAGAGGGAAGATTGGAGCAAGGGGGGCAGAGGTGCAAGAGGAGGAGAGAGTTGGAAGTGACAAAGGCGAGGAAGAGGAGAGTGAGGAGCGATGGAGGGAGAGAATGTAAAGGAGGtggtgagagagggatgggagaaatgccaggggtgagaggagagaggtggagtgTGCCATGAGAGTGAAGGATATGAGGGAttggggaagggatgggggagaCACAGATGAAAAACGTGAATCTTTGTGATGTCTGGATAGGATTTTCCCGACAGAAGGCCGGCATTCCGCCAGATGGCCCCCACACCCCTTCTCCCCAGACCCAGTGGACATGCACATAGGGAACGGGCACCCTCTCTTTGGGCAGGGTCTTTGTCTGGCCTCTCCACCCACCCTCCACTCTCCCAATGCTCCATGGTTCTTCCTCTCTACCACCTCTCTGCCCatcctcccctcatctcccaaccccccccaaagcttcctccccccactccccaacccgtctctctccctctcctcgatCCCCACCATCCTGTCCTCCACACACCCTTCTCCCctacaccctctcccctccctttcctctcctcaaCCTACTCACTTCCttttccctccactccctccaccTTTACACCCCCTCTTCCCGTGTCTCACCCACTTTCTCTCACCTCTCtaatgccctcccccccccccctctcttccacccgctccccccactcctccccctctctctaatcCATTGTCCCTCccttagactagagatacagcctggaaacaggcccttcggcccaccgagtccacgccgaccagcgatcaccatgtacattagaactatcctacacagtagggacaatttataagtttactgaagcaaattagcctgcaaagctgtacgtctttgggatgaaaccagagcacacagggaaaacccacgtggtcacagggagagcgtacaaactcggtacagacagcacccgtagtcagcattgaacctgggtctgtggcgctgtgcggcagcaactctagcactgcaccactgtgccgcccctcccgctcccccattatctaaatggcgtcaagttgggaaaaggggaagtacaacaggatctgggggtccttgtacatcagtctatgaaagtaagcatgcaggtacagcaggcagtgaagaaagcgaatggcatgttggcctttataacaagagaaatcgaatataggagcaaagagattgttaagggcttggacacactagaggcaggaaacatgttcccgatgttgggggagtccagaaccaggggccacagtttaagaataaggagcaagccatttagaacggagacgaggaaacactttttctcacagagagttgtgagtctgtggaattctctgcctcagagggcggtggaattctcagagggcaggttctctggatgctttcaagagagagctagatagggctcttaaaaatagtggagtcaggggatatggggagaaggcaggaacagggtactgattggggatgatcagccatgatcacattgattggcggtgctggcttgaagggccgaatggcctactcctacacctattgtctattatccctcaccccgtctgtctctctccctccatttcacCTTCTTTCTCATGCTGGCCTTctgccctctctccttccccctgccTGTGCCATGGGCAGGAGTCTTTGAGGGCGACAGTGGGCAGTCTGGAGGGATTCTAGATCACCCAGCCCCCCACCCACCCTTGCCCCAGAGTGGTTCTGCCCTCCCCCAGCCCTGTTGGTCATGATGCCCACCCGCTGGGCAACAGGCAGccctggaaggggggggggggggggggggggggaagggcaacCCCTGCCCCTCAACCTACCTGTGTGCACCCGTAGGTGGACCTTCAGGTGGTGGGAGGAGCGGAAGGTCTTGCCGCAGTAGGGGCACTCTCTGGTGGCCAGTCCACGGGAACGATCGTCATCCAGGTGCAGCTCGGCGTCCCCTGGGGAGGGGAGACAAAACGGCAGGCATGAGTGTGGCAGAGAGCGTGAGAGAGAGCAAGGAAAGAAAGCAAGgtggagagagcgggagagagagggacagagagagatggagaaaatGAGAGAGAAACAAAGCAGAGGATAAAAGAAATGGGCTGAGAAAGAGTGGGGCTGAGAAAGAGGGGCACATGGAGAGAAagaaaaactaaagataaaagaGAAAcgtaaacagagagagagagagagagagaggcagatagaaaggagagagaaagaaagcaaaCGGAGATGGAGATAAaagagaaatggacagagaggagagagaaacagagtgaaaAGCAGGAGAGAGACTGGCAGACAATCAgaggcagatggggggggggggggggagagagagagagagacatggagagagatgcaggagagagggaaatggagagatgGAAAGAGACATATGGAGTGATGTGTAGGaacaaacagcaaatgctggtttacaccaaagatagacataaaatgctggagtaagtttaGCAGGAcagacacatctctggagagaaggaatggttgacgttttaggtcgagattgTCTcttcagagagagacagaggcacagTCAGAGAGATAAATGGGAAGGTAGGACAGATATCGGGGAAAACACACACATAAATAGTCCTTCTCGGTCTGCTTAGTttacttagactttagagatacagcggggaaacaggcccttcagcccaccaagtccgcgccgaccagcgatctcccggtacactagcactatccgaaacattagggacaatttaccgaagccaattaacctacaaacccacatgtctttggagtgtgggaagaaaccggagcacccggagaaagcccatgtggtcatggagagaacgtgtaaactctgtacaaacagcacatgtagtcaggatcgaatctgggtctctggcgccatgaggcagcaataCTGCTGCGGCACCGTGCCACCCTGCCTTTGTTtcttattccttctctctctcatttttctgtccctctctctgttctCACTCCAACTCTGTCTTTTCTGTCCCTGTGACTGCTCTCGCTCCCTGTCAATTCTACCTGTCtgtttctccctcccaccctgtCACGTCTTTTCTCCCTCCCTGTCTTTCTTTTATCTGTCCCTCTGTTTGCTCTCACTCAATCTGTCCTTTCTGTTTTTCTGTTTTTctgtcctccctctctcttctcttcgtTCTTCTCTGACCTTTCCATCCGCTCTATCCCTGTTTTGACTCTGTCCCTTTCCATCTGCActgcctccccccctctctctttatccCCCGCCCCCCCTAATATCTCCACGTAAGTCAGTAGGATCCTGTCACCCATCTGCCTTACCTTGGGGTGTAGATGGGAGACTAATGGCCTCTCCTTGCCCACCTCCAGGCAGCCCCAGGGATGAGGTGATGTGAGCGTGGGGCCCGTGAGTGGCCAGGGAGTCCCTCCTGCgctctccgccgctgctgccgtccACCGGCCCCTTCTTGCGGTGGATCCTGGAGTGGACAGCTACTTGCTGGTAGGTTCTGAAGGCCCGGCCACACTCGAGGCACTGGGCGTTCCTCTCGCCGGCTCCATCTGCTGCAGCCGGCCCGCACTGTTGCCTGCCGCTCCGGCCCGGCCTCGCCCGTGACATCTCGGCGCCCAGGCCCACCGACACCAGCTCCCAGGGGCCGGGCCTGCCCACCGTGGCCTCTCCTGCcctggcagctgcggctcgcaGCCGGGCCAGGCAGCCTCCGCCTGGGTAGGCCTGGGGCCCGGGGCCGTTGGCATGGCTGGGGTCGAGGGCCCGGGGCCTGTCATGGAACTTgcttgctgccgctgccgctgccggctTTCCCAGG
Protein-coding regions in this window:
- the LOC129716510 gene encoding zinc finger protein 219-like, giving the protein MEVSSGAVPSLSPGSLGCREVSGQELSAGETPEGDVLSSAVVSELAYRDLDLQRFFNRAGGSPRPDGVSGGAVQAPRYPCLICGKRFRFNSILSLHLRVHTGSTKTHLRTHTAVGGGEGHVPPGGGEGHGSTHGPLGGGESYGSVVGREWDGSPGGGQRYRQVREEEGHRAPGGREGCGLVGEPERQGPPEGGEGYGTPRRLEPPGREGSIGPPRERGNHRRAGGEEGYRVAGEGESHKPPGGGVSQQPCRGGESQGPPAGKSRLLLELEEMAVQRGLPCRPARGQMEGPERSSPPTFRCSSCKGRFRKAAELERHSAILHRPYKCGLCPFASALQHSLAEHTQKAHRPLPQVDAPRPAPSTYVCPVCGQAFTRSWFLKGHMRKHKNSFEHGCGMCGRRFKEAWFLKNHMKVHLGKPAAAAAASKFHDRPRALDPSHANGPGPQAYPGGGCLARLRAAAARAGEATVGRPGPWELVSVGLGAEMSRARPGRSGRQQCGPAAADGAGERNAQCLECGRAFRTYQQVAVHSRIHRKKGPVDGSSGGERRRDSLATHGPHAHITSSLGLPGGGQGEAISLPSTPQGDAELHLDDDRSRGLATRECPYCGKTFRSSHHLKVHLRVHTGERPYKCPHCAYAGTQSGSLKYHLERHHREQRNGTCGGSAGESPPAQGASGPSRGDEPGPRPPVPTAPPISLQAWLASFLPEGPGPHAWLGLAELEPLDLSLRPSQGHAHRQELGDCLAYSFQTPTPLAPGPRAKARRRRAQTWHRGLRPGSWGQLDGALALGGAWVAGLVSEAAGEGRVTVSGALNVVGDEMEEGRATEGGRTTVEGRTTVAGRATEVGRATVGASATEVGRGWAGQGNSGGQCNSGGQCN